In the genome of Nonlabens sp. MB-3u-79, one region contains:
- a CDS encoding pyridoxal phosphate-dependent decarboxylase family protein, whose translation MDQSHKLELSKEEMKAYGYQVIDSIVEHFTTQNEKSPVAIGSRKEMDDLFQEAVPELPSNPKDVLDFVTQQVLPHSNIVSHPKSYSFVPGPSNYISVMADTLATGFNVFSGGWAASPAAAELEIVTMNWLLKLFKFPAKKGGGIFTSGGSMANLTALVTARRQVCGDDFSKAVIYMSDQAHSSNVKAIRVIGFKKEQIRIIPTDGEFKMAINKLKNAISKDRLSGLQPFCIIASAGTTNTGTVDPLEQIADICKNEKLWFHIDGAYGGAAILSTKGSKALKGIEKADSLTIDPHKWLFQPYEMGCLLVRKSKWLHDTFVEKPEYLRDIEGNTSEINFYDHGIQLTRRFRALKFYMSLKTFGLQAFKKAVTYNIDIAEEVEAMLRKSSLWEVVSPATLAIINFRYNPIHLNLEDKELDALNQEISRRVIASKEALLVTTVLMDQVVLRMCLINPRTTLKHVKETFASCEYFAQQVLEEQSRAGV comes from the coding sequence ATGGATCAGTCACATAAGTTAGAATTGAGTAAAGAGGAAATGAAAGCCTATGGGTATCAAGTAATTGATTCCATTGTAGAACATTTTACTACTCAAAATGAAAAGAGTCCGGTAGCTATCGGGAGTAGAAAGGAAATGGACGATTTGTTTCAAGAAGCAGTTCCTGAATTACCATCAAATCCTAAAGATGTGTTGGACTTTGTTACCCAGCAAGTGTTGCCTCACAGCAACATAGTCTCACATCCTAAATCGTATTCTTTTGTTCCTGGACCCAGTAATTATATAAGTGTAATGGCAGACACACTTGCGACAGGTTTCAATGTCTTTTCTGGCGGTTGGGCCGCATCGCCTGCAGCGGCAGAGTTGGAGATCGTGACGATGAACTGGCTACTAAAGTTGTTCAAATTCCCAGCAAAAAAAGGTGGTGGTATTTTTACAAGTGGTGGATCTATGGCAAATCTTACGGCATTAGTAACGGCAAGAAGGCAAGTATGTGGTGATGATTTTTCCAAGGCGGTGATCTATATGTCTGATCAGGCGCATTCTTCTAATGTAAAAGCCATACGCGTCATCGGATTTAAAAAGGAGCAAATACGCATAATACCTACTGATGGCGAATTCAAAATGGCGATTAATAAATTAAAAAACGCTATTTCTAAAGACCGATTAAGCGGTTTGCAACCTTTCTGTATCATTGCATCTGCTGGTACAACTAACACAGGAACTGTAGATCCGTTAGAGCAAATTGCCGATATCTGTAAAAATGAAAAGCTATGGTTCCATATCGATGGTGCTTATGGAGGTGCAGCGATATTATCTACCAAAGGAAGTAAGGCATTAAAGGGAATTGAAAAAGCAGATTCACTAACCATCGACCCACATAAATGGCTGTTCCAACCTTATGAAATGGGTTGCTTGTTAGTGCGCAAGAGTAAGTGGCTACACGACACCTTTGTTGAAAAACCAGAATATCTAAGAGATATTGAAGGCAACACTTCAGAAATTAACTTCTATGATCATGGAATCCAGCTTACCAGAAGATTTCGTGCATTGAAGTTTTATATGTCTTTAAAAACTTTCGGATTACAAGCTTTTAAAAAAGCAGTAACCTATAATATAGATATAGCAGAAGAGGTAGAAGCTATGTTGAGAAAAAGTTCGTTATGGGAAGTAGTGTCACCTGCAACTCTTGCGATCATTAACTTTAGATATAATCCTATTCATTTGAATTTAGAGGACAAAGAGCTGGACGCCCTCAATCAGGAAATATCTAGAAGAGTCATTGCGTCAAAAGAAGCGCTACTAGTGACCACCGTTTTAATGGATCAAGTGGTACTGCGTATGTGCCTTATCAATCCTCGAACTACCTTAAAGCATGTTAAAGAGACTTTTGCAAGCTGTGAATACTTTGCCCAACAGGTTCTAGAGGAACAGTCACGTGCAGGAGTATAG
- a CDS encoding tRNA (cytidine(34)-2'-O)-methyltransferase has translation MSLHIVLIEPEIHTNTGNIGRLSLATASHLHLVKPFGFELTDKRLKRAGLDYWQHIELSIYENTEEFFEKNKGRKMAFLSSHGTKDYTEIPYEEDGMLVFGKESKGLSSDITDRFKNDLYKIPQYSEHIRSINLANAVAVITYEGLRQLRS, from the coding sequence ATGTCTTTGCATATTGTTCTCATCGAACCAGAAATTCACACCAATACAGGAAACATAGGCCGTCTAAGTCTGGCCACTGCTTCTCATTTACATTTGGTAAAACCCTTCGGATTTGAATTGACTGATAAACGTTTAAAAAGAGCTGGACTGGATTACTGGCAGCATATCGAACTTTCCATTTATGAAAACACCGAAGAATTCTTTGAGAAGAACAAGGGTAGAAAAATGGCTTTTTTGAGCAGTCATGGAACTAAAGACTATACAGAAATTCCTTATGAGGAGGATGGCATGCTGGTTTTTGGCAAAGAGTCCAAAGGTCTATCTAGCGATATCACAGATCGATTTAAAAATGATTTATACAAGATACCTCAATACAGTGAACACATACGCAGTATCAACTTAGCCAATGCTGTTGCTGTCATCACTTATGAAGGTTTGAGACAGTTGCGGTCATAA
- the lpxD gene encoding UDP-3-O-(3-hydroxymyristoyl)glucosamine N-acyltransferase has product MHSFTVQQINDILQGELVGNTTHTITGVEEIRNASPTDLTFIGNKKYAKFWVDSKASVAIINDTIVLEPGSNRAFIKVKNADLAMAMLLEAFQPPAPVFDTAIHPTAVIHETARIGDGVQIGAHCYIGKNVVLGDGVILYHNVSVFDDTTIGAQTIAWSGTVIRERSQIGAQCIFHNNVSIGADGFGYRPADDGRGLVKIPHIGNVVIGNGVEIGANSCVDRAKFNSTIIGDGCKIDNLVQIAHNCIMGRSCIMAGHSGLAGSVTLGDGVIIGGSASIKDHTTIGSGATVGAGSGVLNDVKEGQTVLGYPAADSRNMLKQWVALRRLAK; this is encoded by the coding sequence ATGCACTCATTTACTGTACAACAAATCAACGATATTCTCCAAGGCGAATTGGTCGGAAACACTACACATACGATTACTGGAGTAGAAGAAATAAGAAATGCTTCTCCTACTGATCTTACATTTATTGGTAATAAAAAGTATGCAAAATTTTGGGTAGACTCTAAGGCTTCAGTAGCGATTATCAATGATACTATTGTTTTAGAGCCGGGTAGTAACCGCGCTTTTATAAAAGTAAAAAATGCAGATCTTGCTATGGCGATGCTATTAGAAGCTTTTCAGCCACCAGCACCTGTTTTTGATACGGCGATCCACCCTACAGCGGTTATTCATGAAACAGCCCGTATAGGGGATGGTGTTCAAATAGGCGCTCATTGTTACATAGGTAAAAATGTTGTTTTAGGGGATGGAGTTATTTTGTATCATAACGTCAGTGTATTTGATGATACTACCATAGGGGCTCAAACTATCGCTTGGTCAGGAACAGTTATACGAGAACGCTCTCAAATAGGAGCACAGTGTATTTTTCACAATAATGTGAGTATAGGTGCAGACGGTTTCGGGTATCGCCCAGCCGATGATGGTCGTGGACTGGTTAAAATACCGCATATAGGAAATGTGGTCATAGGAAATGGTGTAGAGATAGGAGCAAACTCCTGTGTAGATCGTGCCAAATTCAATTCTACTATTATAGGAGATGGCTGTAAGATCGATAATCTGGTGCAAATAGCACACAATTGTATTATGGGAAGATCTTGTATCATGGCAGGTCATAGTGGTCTGGCAGGATCAGTAACTTTAGGCGATGGCGTAATCATAGGGGGTAGTGCAAGTATCAAGGATCATACAACTATTGGTTCTGGAGCCACAGTGGGGGCAGGAAGTGGTGTCTTGAATGATGTAAAAGAAGGTCAGACCGTATTAGGTTATCCAGCAGCCGACTCCAGAAATATGCTCAAGCAATGGGTGGCTTTACGTAGGTTAGCTAAATAA
- a CDS encoding NAD(P)-dependent alcohol dehydrogenase produces MQKIKAYGAINKDADLKEMTITRRDLNDNDVKIDILYCGVCHSDIHAKNNDWGNAKYPIVPGHEIIGKVLEVGGKVSNYKEGDLVGVGCMVDSCQTCSACQDDLEQFCENGMTGTYNGKDRIGGSGSDHTFGGYSTSITVREDFVLTIPENLDAKAAAPLLCAGITTFSPLNHWKIKKGDKVGVVGLGGLGHMGIKFAAAMGAETIMITTSPSKAEDAKRLGANGVLISKNAEEMKEHQGSFDFILNTVPVKHDINPYLSLLKRDSTMCMVGAIEPLEPMHGGSLILGRKRVAGSLIGGIKETQEMLDFCGENNIVCDVEMINIDEINKAYKKVQDNDVKYRFVIDMKSLKD; encoded by the coding sequence ATGCAAAAAATAAAAGCTTACGGTGCTATTAATAAAGACGCCGATTTAAAAGAAATGACTATAACACGTCGCGATCTAAATGATAATGATGTTAAAATTGATATTCTTTATTGTGGTGTATGTCACAGTGATATCCATGCAAAAAATAACGATTGGGGAAATGCAAAATATCCTATCGTTCCAGGACATGAGATCATAGGAAAAGTGTTAGAAGTAGGGGGTAAAGTCTCTAATTATAAAGAAGGAGATCTTGTTGGGGTAGGCTGTATGGTAGACTCTTGTCAGACTTGCAGTGCTTGTCAAGATGATTTAGAGCAATTTTGTGAAAACGGAATGACGGGTACTTATAATGGAAAAGACCGCATAGGTGGATCAGGAAGTGATCATACCTTTGGAGGTTACTCGACCAGTATTACGGTAAGAGAAGACTTTGTTTTAACCATCCCTGAGAATTTAGATGCTAAAGCTGCTGCACCCTTATTATGTGCAGGAATCACTACTTTCTCTCCTTTAAACCATTGGAAAATTAAAAAAGGTGATAAAGTAGGTGTCGTAGGTCTGGGTGGATTAGGTCATATGGGAATTAAATTTGCCGCAGCAATGGGAGCAGAAACCATAATGATTACCACTTCTCCGAGTAAAGCAGAAGACGCAAAAAGACTTGGAGCTAATGGGGTGCTTATTTCAAAGAACGCTGAGGAAATGAAAGAACATCAAGGTTCTTTTGATTTTATCTTGAATACAGTTCCTGTAAAGCACGATATCAATCCTTATTTAAGTTTATTAAAAAGAGATTCTACTATGTGTATGGTAGGAGCTATTGAGCCTTTAGAGCCTATGCACGGTGGAAGCTTGATTTTAGGAAGGAAAAGAGTAGCAGGATCCTTAATAGGCGGAATCAAAGAAACACAAGAGATGTTGGACTTTTGCGGTGAAAACAATATTGTTTGTGATGTAGAAATGATCAATATCGACGAGATCAATAAGGCGTATAAAAAAGTACAGGACAATGATGTTAAATACCGTTTTGTAATAGACATGAAATCTTTAAAAGACTAA
- a CDS encoding chalcone isomerase family protein has protein sequence MKKLLLAVMALLGTYTATGQKTIEGVTVEKNLTVAGQKLELNGAGLREKLWFDLYVGALYVTTKSSDGNTLVDADQAMAITLDITDEVVTQEKMKSSVEDGFGDSCTTKERKAIQSEINEFISFFSEAIVEGDHFEIAYVPGQGTLVSKNAKYIGTIKGLKFKRGLFGIWLGNDPVDEDLKEGMLNQ, from the coding sequence ATGAAAAAATTACTTTTAGCCGTTATGGCACTTTTGGGTACCTATACTGCAACTGGTCAAAAAACCATTGAAGGTGTAACTGTAGAGAAAAATCTTACCGTTGCCGGACAAAAACTAGAATTGAATGGAGCAGGTTTGAGAGAAAAGCTCTGGTTTGATCTCTACGTAGGAGCTCTATATGTGACTACAAAATCTAGTGACGGCAATACACTTGTAGATGCCGATCAGGCCATGGCGATCACTTTAGATATTACTGATGAAGTAGTCACTCAAGAAAAAATGAAGTCATCAGTAGAAGATGGATTTGGTGATAGCTGTACGACTAAGGAGCGCAAGGCTATACAATCTGAAATCAATGAATTTATAAGTTTCTTCAGTGAAGCTATTGTAGAAGGAGATCATTTTGAAATCGCTTATGTGCCTGGACAAGGAACTTTAGTTTCTAAAAACGCTAAGTATATTGGAACGATAAAAGGTCTAAAATTTAAAAGAGGATTATTCGGCATATGGCTCGGAAATGACCCTGTGGATGAAGACCTTAAAGAAGGAATGTTAAATCAATAA
- a CDS encoding KTSC domain-containing protein, whose protein sequence is MKRINQYKKMFNVEKDIDLKELKKSYRNLVKEWHPDKFQEGDNKKEEAEVMSREIIDGYHFLVSIAPETKEANMDEYTETISNTGIQDFDHKGRVLEVVFTDGSTYEYFGVDVKLFKKLINADNRYRFAKRNIFNNFLYRKSKKDLDLQKA, encoded by the coding sequence ATGAAGCGTATCAATCAGTACAAAAAGATGTTCAACGTAGAGAAAGACATCGATCTTAAAGAATTAAAGAAAAGTTACCGCAATTTGGTAAAAGAATGGCATCCGGATAAATTCCAAGAAGGGGATAATAAAAAGGAAGAAGCTGAGGTAATGAGTCGTGAAATCATAGATGGTTACCACTTTCTAGTAAGTATTGCTCCAGAAACGAAGGAAGCAAATATGGATGAGTATACAGAAACTATTTCCAATACAGGAATTCAAGACTTTGATCATAAGGGTCGTGTATTAGAGGTGGTTTTTACGGATGGCTCTACTTATGAGTATTTTGGGGTAGATGTAAAGCTGTTTAAGAAATTAATCAATGCAGATAATCGTTATCGATTTGCAAAACGCAACATCTTCAACAACTTCTTATATCGCAAATCAAAAAAGGATTTAGATTTACAGAAAGCATAG
- a CDS encoding DUF481 domain-containing protein — translation MRKLFYYFLLLPFFLSAQINESDTLQLKANLSLTGFYQGGNVETLIFRAKSDFSFRPLKKWVFKTQNSYVYQEFGKKKADEDILSLNFLYLNPERKIYPLLLGFVSTNFRREIDLRYLIGAGVTYQLLNKKNHWLKIAVSSEYEQTDFGKSDFNISEYDGSESIDTFRGTVWLNGRYLVFKKKVIVNHEFYFQPSLEQSNNFRWQADVSLEFPLWEFLNFKINYIHSFENIVIENQKQEDNFLTFGFTLKTY, via the coding sequence ATGAGAAAGCTATTTTATTATTTCTTGTTGCTGCCTTTTTTCCTTTCAGCCCAAATCAACGAAAGTGATACGCTTCAATTGAAAGCAAACCTTTCTTTAACTGGTTTTTATCAAGGGGGAAATGTAGAAACTTTGATTTTTAGAGCTAAATCAGATTTTAGTTTTAGGCCTTTAAAGAAGTGGGTATTCAAAACACAGAATTCCTATGTATACCAAGAGTTTGGTAAGAAGAAGGCAGACGAAGATATTTTAAGTCTCAACTTTCTGTATTTAAACCCAGAGCGAAAAATATATCCTTTATTACTAGGGTTTGTAAGTACTAATTTCAGAAGGGAAATTGATTTGCGTTACCTGATAGGAGCAGGAGTCACTTATCAACTTTTGAACAAAAAAAACCATTGGCTTAAAATTGCGGTTTCTAGTGAATATGAGCAAACTGATTTTGGTAAATCTGATTTTAACATCTCAGAGTATGACGGAAGTGAATCTATAGACACTTTTCGTGGTACGGTATGGTTGAATGGTCGCTACCTAGTGTTTAAAAAGAAAGTAATTGTCAACCATGAATTTTACTTTCAGCCTTCTCTGGAGCAAAGCAACAACTTTAGATGGCAAGCAGATGTAAGTTTAGAATTCCCGCTTTGGGAATTTTTAAATTTTAAGATCAACTACATTCACAGCTTTGAAAACATAGTGATAGAAAATCAAAAACAAGAGGACAACTTCTTGACTTTTGGTTTTACTCTAAAAACCTATTGA
- a CDS encoding DUF2147 domain-containing protein, with product MKYLIAFLVVVLAFAKASSQEVIGTWKTIDDVTGIVKSHVEIYKRDGKIYGKVAQILDRNAPANPLCKNCDGAFKNAPILGLEIIQGLEKKGGVYKGGDILDPENGKTYTCKIWLNEKDANQLMVRGYVAFFYRTQTWKRL from the coding sequence ATGAAATATTTAATTGCATTTTTAGTAGTGGTTTTAGCTTTCGCAAAAGCGAGCTCTCAAGAAGTCATAGGTACCTGGAAAACTATTGATGATGTAACAGGAATTGTGAAATCGCATGTAGAGATTTATAAAAGAGACGGAAAAATTTATGGTAAAGTTGCTCAGATTCTTGATAGGAACGCGCCGGCAAATCCTCTTTGTAAAAATTGCGATGGAGCATTTAAAAATGCCCCTATATTAGGATTGGAAATCATACAAGGATTAGAAAAAAAAGGAGGTGTCTACAAAGGCGGGGATATCTTAGATCCAGAAAACGGAAAAACATATACCTGTAAAATATGGCTTAATGAAAAAGATGCGAATCAACTAATGGTACGCGGTTACGTCGCCTTTTTCTATCGGACACAGACTTGGAAACGCTTGTAA
- a CDS encoding cold-shock protein — translation MSTGTVKFFNDAKGFGFITEEGSGQEHFAHVTGLIDEIREGDKVEFELKEGKKGLNAVNVRVID, via the coding sequence ATGAGTACAGGTACAGTAAAATTTTTCAATGACGCAAAAGGATTTGGATTTATTACAGAAGAAGGATCAGGTCAGGAACATTTTGCACACGTAACAGGTTTAATCGACGAGATCCGTGAAGGTGACAAAGTTGAATTCGAACTTAAAGAAGGAAAAAAAGGTTTAAATGCCGTTAATGTTAGAGTAATCGACTAA
- a CDS encoding PepSY-like domain-containing protein, whose product MRRTASFLYLLFTIALASCQNKSNNEVPQVVLDSFELKYPGENDPDFEQDVHGYWEAHFKKDGEKYRADFHADGSWRETENSIKDKEIPEAIQKAIQREFPDMKITEAEHVISATKGEFYDIEFKQKGKNKDVEYRRDGSKV is encoded by the coding sequence ATGAGACGGACTGCAAGTTTTTTATACCTTCTTTTTACTATAGCATTAGCGAGTTGTCAAAACAAATCCAACAACGAAGTTCCACAAGTTGTTCTTGATTCTTTTGAACTAAAATACCCAGGTGAAAATGATCCAGATTTTGAGCAAGATGTCCACGGATACTGGGAAGCTCATTTTAAAAAGGACGGAGAAAAATACCGAGCAGATTTTCATGCAGATGGTTCCTGGAGAGAAACAGAGAACTCTATAAAGGATAAGGAAATTCCTGAAGCGATTCAAAAAGCCATTCAAAGAGAATTCCCAGACATGAAAATAACAGAAGCAGAGCATGTGATCAGTGCCACTAAAGGGGAGTTTTACGATATAGAATTCAAGCAGAAAGGCAAGAATAAAGACGTCGAATATAGAAGAGACGGCTCTAAAGTCTAG
- a CDS encoding GAF domain-containing sensor histidine kinase: protein MISPPIPDNEHLRQAAVEKYRLLDTMPEESYDNITSIISTICDAPISLITLVDKNRTFIKSRNGLDMSESPRDTSFCGHAIAGNEEVMIVPDAREDKRFKGNPLVEGFKAIFYAGAPLIDKNGYKLGTLCVYDHQPRTLTEKQVDALKAMAKQVMSLFEERFQTFELQKMKEQVEVRNQELKDFAGIVSHDLKAPLSNIIMITDLLRKGEKNLSQQSDQYLGYLKESSNSMSRYIDGMLQFYRSEELVSEDYDEVSYVDLIEEVIAMTVMDESVEVRYIPEKDTTLITNEIALKQILINLISNAVKYSDKDHTHIDIKLIKHQEEYELTVRDNGSGIAPENINSVFKLFYVAAKQDRNGKQGTGIGLATVARLLEHMDGRITVDSQLGEWTEFKIHLPKKVKTYSSIH, encoded by the coding sequence ATGATTTCACCTCCTATTCCTGATAACGAACACCTAAGGCAAGCGGCTGTTGAAAAATACCGATTGCTCGACACGATGCCAGAAGAGAGTTATGACAACATCACATCCATCATTTCAACCATTTGTGACGCTCCTATTTCTTTGATAACACTTGTAGATAAAAACAGGACCTTTATAAAGTCGAGAAATGGACTAGATATGTCAGAATCACCACGGGACACTTCTTTTTGTGGTCATGCTATAGCTGGTAATGAGGAGGTCATGATTGTTCCTGACGCCAGAGAAGATAAACGTTTCAAAGGAAATCCTCTAGTGGAAGGTTTTAAAGCTATCTTCTATGCAGGCGCTCCACTAATTGATAAAAATGGTTACAAGCTGGGAACATTGTGTGTTTACGATCACCAACCTAGAACCCTTACTGAAAAGCAAGTAGATGCTCTAAAAGCTATGGCAAAACAAGTGATGTCACTTTTTGAAGAACGATTTCAAACTTTTGAATTGCAAAAAATGAAGGAGCAAGTTGAAGTGCGCAATCAAGAACTTAAAGATTTTGCTGGTATAGTATCCCACGACCTCAAAGCACCTTTGTCTAATATTATTATGATCACAGATTTATTGCGGAAAGGAGAAAAAAACCTATCCCAACAATCTGATCAATATTTAGGTTATCTTAAAGAAAGCTCAAATAGCATGAGCCGCTACATTGACGGAATGTTACAATTTTACCGCAGTGAAGAATTGGTTAGTGAAGATTATGATGAAGTGAGTTATGTAGACCTTATAGAAGAGGTGATTGCTATGACTGTAATGGATGAAAGTGTAGAAGTACGATATATCCCTGAAAAAGACACCACCTTAATAACCAATGAGATAGCATTAAAGCAAATTCTTATCAATTTGATTTCTAATGCCGTAAAGTACAGCGATAAAGACCATACTCATATCGATATAAAACTGATCAAACATCAAGAAGAGTATGAATTAACCGTACGCGATAATGGAAGTGGTATTGCTCCAGAGAATATCAATTCCGTATTCAAGTTATTCTACGTGGCAGCAAAACAAGATAGAAATGGCAAACAAGGAACTGGAATAGGGCTTGCGACGGTGGCTAGATTGTTAGAACATATGGACGGGCGTATAACTGTGGACTCACAATTAGGAGAATGGACAGAGTTTAAAATACATCTTCCTAAGAAAGTAAAAACATACTCATCCATCCACTAG
- a CDS encoding SDR family NAD(P)-dependent oxidoreductase: MIEPKDMDVNKTSSQEIEACIQTLHKFIEDPKQIFELSEEQRVALMKAAGKISRPTREDYKRSKKDAKKATRRKQIERDKHARKETGIRSAREDAVFKAPKLLAAADLSQKDPGELSSPRNCYVCKTLFTKLHHFYDQMCTDCGDFNYAKRFQNANVKNQVAVITGSRLKIGYHITLMLLRGGATVIATTRFPHDSALRFSQEADFKEWGHRLHVHGLDLRHIPSVEIFCNYIEQKYDRLDILINNAAQTVRRPSGFYSHLMPNEELSFEQLPVFAQETLSDHYTCLQELQQLTPGASSNKNMPVTWHGPEPGIGLRASAKLSQIPYSFDKALVTQEVFPEGKLDADLQQVDLRKTNSWRLKLGEIETTEMIEVQLVNSVAPFVLCNRLSEIMKKHPTGQKHIINVSAMEGKFHTFHKEDRHPHTNMAKAALNMLTHTAAGTLAKDGIYMNAVDTGWVTDEDPAQLSKQKQEVHDFQPPLDIVDGAARVMDPLFDGINTGKHWCGKFLKDYRPISW; encoded by the coding sequence ATGATTGAGCCTAAAGACATGGATGTAAATAAGACTTCTTCACAAGAAATAGAGGCCTGTATCCAGACGCTTCATAAATTCATAGAGGACCCCAAACAAATCTTTGAACTGTCAGAAGAGCAGCGTGTTGCCTTAATGAAGGCGGCTGGAAAAATTTCTAGACCCACTCGAGAGGATTACAAGCGTTCTAAAAAAGACGCTAAAAAAGCGACCAGAAGAAAGCAAATAGAACGGGATAAACATGCTCGTAAAGAAACCGGGATAAGAAGCGCTCGAGAGGATGCTGTTTTTAAAGCCCCTAAATTACTCGCCGCAGCCGACCTGTCGCAAAAAGACCCTGGTGAACTTTCTTCACCTCGCAATTGTTATGTCTGTAAAACTCTGTTTACAAAACTGCACCACTTTTACGATCAGATGTGCACGGATTGTGGGGATTTTAATTATGCCAAACGTTTTCAAAATGCCAACGTAAAAAACCAAGTAGCTGTTATTACAGGCTCGCGTTTAAAAATAGGATATCACATTACCCTTATGTTATTGCGTGGAGGTGCTACGGTCATTGCTACCACTCGATTTCCGCATGATAGCGCATTGCGTTTCTCTCAAGAAGCGGATTTTAAAGAATGGGGACATCGATTACATGTTCACGGTTTGGATTTAAGACATATTCCCAGTGTAGAGATTTTTTGTAATTATATAGAACAAAAGTATGATCGTCTAGATATTTTGATCAACAATGCGGCGCAAACCGTTAGAAGACCTTCTGGATTTTACTCACATTTAATGCCTAATGAAGAATTGAGCTTTGAACAGTTACCAGTTTTTGCACAAGAAACATTGTCCGATCATTATACATGCCTTCAGGAACTCCAACAATTAACTCCAGGAGCCTCTTCTAACAAAAACATGCCAGTTACTTGGCATGGTCCAGAGCCTGGAATAGGATTGCGTGCTAGTGCTAAACTCTCTCAAATCCCCTATAGCTTTGATAAAGCACTGGTCACACAAGAAGTTTTTCCCGAAGGAAAACTCGATGCCGACTTACAACAAGTAGATCTTAGAAAAACAAATAGTTGGCGATTAAAACTGGGCGAGATAGAAACTACAGAGATGATAGAGGTCCAACTTGTAAATTCTGTTGCACCATTTGTACTCTGTAACCGCTTATCTGAAATTATGAAAAAGCATCCTACAGGACAGAAGCACATTATTAATGTCAGCGCGATGGAAGGGAAGTTCCATACGTTCCACAAGGAAGACCGTCATCCACATACCAATATGGCTAAAGCTGCCTTAAATATGCTAACACATACTGCTGCAGGAACACTTGCTAAAGATGGTATTTATATGAATGCTGTAGACACGGGATGGGTTACTGATGAAGATCCTGCGCAGCTTTCTAAACAAAAACAAGAAGTACACGATTTCCAGCCACCTCTAGATATTGTAGATGGTGCGGCTAGAGTAATGGACCCCTTATTTGACGGGATCAATACAGGTAAGCATTGGTGTGGAAAGTTCTTGAAGGATTACCGACCTATTAGTTGGTAA
- a CDS encoding EamA family transporter, with product MNRNTLLIVLAFFSIYVFWGSTYLWNKMAVSELSPFMLASIRFTSAGTLIFIIARSLGYSLRITKKQLGNSVLAGFLFLAYGNGVFVWALKYVDTSFAALLAALQPLFILLLMRTVQRKALQPKSIIGVLLGLSGMYILVSQNDITTKEGTVTGIIMILTCILSWSIGSLFVAKADVPQNFFVSTGYQMIAAGVILAIASLCFNEVWVSPLDWSTDAYLALTCLILFGSIAAFTSFNFLLKKISTEKVATSSYVNPVIAMLLGWYFLEEKITSQSMIAAAVMLTGVYFINSRKRDKKDIKPSPKNR from the coding sequence ATGAATAGAAACACCTTACTCATTGTATTGGCCTTTTTCTCCATTTATGTATTTTGGGGTTCTACCTATCTTTGGAACAAGATGGCAGTTAGTGAGTTATCTCCATTTATGCTCGCCAGTATTCGCTTTACTTCGGCAGGAACTCTCATTTTTATCATCGCTAGGTCTTTAGGTTACAGCTTACGCATTACTAAAAAACAGCTGGGAAACTCTGTTCTAGCCGGTTTTCTATTTCTAGCCTATGGGAATGGAGTATTTGTTTGGGCGTTAAAATATGTGGACACTAGTTTTGCGGCTTTATTAGCGGCTTTACAACCATTGTTTATTCTACTCTTAATGAGAACTGTCCAGCGCAAGGCATTACAACCTAAGTCTATTATAGGAGTATTGCTAGGATTGTCTGGAATGTATATCCTAGTAAGTCAAAATGATATCACAACAAAAGAAGGAACAGTAACGGGAATCATAATGATTCTCACTTGTATTCTAAGTTGGAGTATAGGGAGCTTATTTGTTGCAAAGGCTGATGTTCCACAAAACTTTTTTGTTTCTACTGGCTATCAAATGATAGCTGCTGGTGTTATTCTTGCTATAGCAAGCTTATGCTTTAATGAAGTCTGGGTATCTCCTTTAGATTGGAGCACCGATGCATATCTGGCACTGACTTGTTTAATTTTGTTTGGGAGTATAGCAGCATTTACTTCTTTTAATTTTTTGCTTAAGAAAATTTCTACAGAAAAAGTGGCGACCTCTTCTTATGTAAATCCTGTCATTGCGATGCTTTTGGGTTGGTATTTTTTAGAAGAAAAAATAACTTCTCAATCCATGATTGCTGCGGCAGTAATGTTAACAGGGGTCTATTTTATCAATAGTCGCAAACGAGATAAAAAAGACATCAAGCCATCTCCCAAAAATAGATAG